gggcggggggggcacagggtggggcTCTGCGTGGGCCCAACCCTCTGGTGACGGTGtcgcctgtgtcccccccccaggccaCGCTGCGCCCGAGCAGCCAGAGGTACCTGCGGGCCCACCCGGGGGTCGAGCTGCTGCTGCGGGGCTTCCTCAGGTGggacacagacacccccccccgcgcccccccgcccccgaggAATTTCACAAAAACACCTCGATTCGTGTCGGATAAAAAACACCCATTTTCCATCGTGGGAAACATAAAAACAGCCTCTTTTCCCCCTAaaattctccccccccccccttcctccgccttgcagggagctgctgctccgGCGCCCGGTCGACGTCCTGGAGTTTGCTGCAGGTgatggggggcacgggggggggtccgcagggctgcggggggggcacggggggggtcccagcccccgctcacccccctgtgccccccccagggTACTTCACGCAGCCGGAGCTGCCGCGGCGGatccaggaggagctggggggggccgcAGCGGCGCCCCCagacgggggggacacgggctgCGGCTCCAATAACAGTCGGTGACACCCCAGGCTGTGATGTCActctgggggggggcaggggagggcacagggaccttcccccccccccccgagccctttATCCGGTGCAAACACCCCCCACGCCGTgacagagcagccccaggggaACCCCCAGCTCATTCCCCCAGCGCCTACCGGTACCAAAGCGccctggggggaggtggggggtcgcggggcgggggggggctggcgggggcccccccccggctcagAGCAGCGTGTCCCTCTGTGCCGCCAGCCGGGCCTGCTGCTGGGCCAGCCAGTGCTTGTAGCGGCGGGTCTGGGGCCGCAGGAACTGCACCACGGACATGGGCACCCGCACCGTGTCCAGCCCGTTCACctgcggcggcggggagggggggtcacgGCTGGGgaaccccccccggacccccccgcctgcccccgccgAGGGGGGAGCAGCCGCCGCTTGCGTTTCTCGGCCGCCAACCCCGGGAGCTCCGACCCCAAATCCCGGCGGGACCGAgcgcggggatgggggggggcggggagcggggtgggggggggcggggggggcccaaACGGCCGCGGCGAGCGGAGGGGTAGCGGTGACACGGATTCGGAGCGGCCGCGCTCCCGCGAGGGGCCGGGAAGGACAAAAGAGGAATGGCGGCGGCGAGGAGCCGCGCTCGCGatctggggcgggggggcggggggggcttcGTGctggggtttgggattttttttgttgtttgttttttttttaaataaagcgtCTCCGCTCCTCGCCCCCCGCCCTGGGCTGGAGGATGAGCACCGCCGGCTCAGCTCTGGGTCTCTCCGGTGCCGGAGCCCggtgggatgtgggggggggggggagcggaggcacgtgggggggccgcggcggctgGGAACCgacggggggggccgcggctcaCCGTGACGTCGCACCAGTACTCGCCCCAGCGCGTGATGGGCTCCTCGGGCAGCTTCAGCGCGTGGGGCGGCACGAAAACGCGCAGCTGGGGGAGAGCGGGAGTGAGGGTCGGGGAGCGGCCCGAgagcccccccggggctccccatccctgtcGGGGACCCCGGAGCCCCCCCCGCGAGGCCGGAGCTGCCGAGCCCCAGCGCCGTGGCAGCGCCCGCGGCCTCATCCCCCGATTTACCGTCTTCCCGGTTTAATCCCGTTAAGGCCCCAAAGCCTCCGCTGAGCCGCGCTCGGCACGtgccccgctgagccccaaagggccgcggcggcggctccaAAAACCCCTGCGGTGACACCCCCCCgctcccaccacccccccggcGGGATTTGGGCACCTCCCGGCCCCGGTAACGGGCTCCTGGGCGGCAGCACCGGGTCCGGTGTCGCCAGCGGGAGCCACTCACGTTTTTGAAGAAATGCCGAGCCACGATCTCGGGGTTCAGCTCCCACTTGACGTTGTTCTTCATCCCCACCTCGAGGCGGCTCTTCCGGAGGAACCGGAGGGTCTGTAACGGCGGGAGGagggtggcggggaggggggaagggggtgcCGGGGCCCCACACGCAGCCCCTGCCCgtgccggggctggcggggggtggggggcacggggggggctcCCGGCGCTGTCCAGGAAACGGGAATTTCTCCGGAACGGCTTCCGCCGCGCCGGTGTCCCCGCACTCACCCTCTCCCCGCTCAGGGTCTGCGTCGCCACCGCTTTCCCTTCCTGGTGCAGCTGGAAGGCGGGGGGGAGGAGGGTGAGCGAGGGCAGATCGGCCGCGCAGCCGGGGGGGACCCTCGGGGGGGACCCTCCCGCCCTCGCCAGCACCGCAAAGAAATTTATTGTAGCGCGGGACTCAACGGCGGGGCCGAACGTCCGCTCTCACCCCCCAAAACCACGAACGTGGGGGTGCCGGGAGCCAGGGACGAGCCCGAAGCGCAACCGGCGCTCGGAAACCTGGAATCCCGGCTCCTGCTTCGAGTTCTGCCGGTTCCAAAGGTGAAACCGTCGCCGGGAGCCAGCGGCCGCTTCTCAccttcttctcctcctcaaacATCCTCCGGTTCTCCGGCGAGGCGTAGACGGCCAGGCCCTGCGGCAGCAGCTTGTTGCGCCCCAGGGATTTCTTGACGCTGACCACGTCCCCCCGGTGCCCCAGATCTGCGGGGAGAGCGGCGAGAGGAGACGGGCACCGGGCGGCTCCGTCttgaaggaatttttaaaaaaaacaacaaaaccgaACAACAAACAGACAGACCCGAACGCCGCAAAATAGTTTTGAGGCTGAACCTTCCCGCAGCCCGAGGGGTGAATCCCCGCGGCACCGGATCCGGGATCTAACGGGGAATCCCGACTCTGCCCCGCCGGACGGGGCAGACACCGAGGGAAGGGCCgtgcccggtgcccggtgccgcggcgggagggggacggggggcacggggggacgCACCCTCCACGGCCTGGGTGAGGATCAGCTCCAGCTCCCCCCTGGGCAGGTGCTTGGTGTCCTCCACCAGCCGGTACACGCGGTGCCGCCGGGGGTGCAGGCGCGGCTGCCGCCCCTCCTTGCTGAGCGGGACCTGCCACCACCGCTCCACCACCACCGTGGCCTGCCCGGGGAGCGGGGAGTGAGCCCCGAGGAACGAGCGGCGGGGAGCACCCCCCGCGGAGCCCCAACACCCCCCGGCCTTTATTAaggctccccgcgccccccccgacaccccgcccgcccccgccggggccCAAACGCGCCCCCCCGGTCCCCAGCgagccccggcagcgcccggcccggccggtgCCGCCCCCCCGGCCCTCACCCGGCCGTGGCTGAGGCTCAGGGCCCGGCTCGCCGCCCGCACCAGGaggccgcagccccccgccgccccccggcccaaCATGGCcgcccccgtcccgccgcggcgccgcccgaGGACCCCGCGGGGCTGCCCGCCGCGCGCCTGCGCCCGAGGACCCCCCCCCGCGGGCGGGGCTGCCCCCCGCGCCTGCGCAGCAGCGTCGCACCGGGGCCGGTCGCCGGGGCTCGAGGACCccaccgggggctgcccgccGCGCGCCTgcgcccagtgctcccagttgggCGCCCAGTACGTCCCGTGGCGCCCGCTCCCCCGTGCCCCAGCACGGCGGCGCCTGTTCACCCCCAACcggggcacccccccccccccggtcccggttCTCTCCCCCCGGTCCCGGTTCAAGGCAGGGAGCTCCAAAACGTTCCA
The nucleotide sequence above comes from Athene noctua chromosome 29, bAthNoc1.hap1.1, whole genome shotgun sequence. Encoded proteins:
- the MRPL9 gene encoding large ribosomal subunit protein bL9m, coding for MLGRGAAGGCGLLVRAASRALSLSHGRATVVVERWWQVPLSKEGRQPRLHPRRHRVYRLVEDTKHLPRGELELILTQAVEDLGHRGDVVSVKKSLGRNKLLPQGLAVYASPENRRMFEEEKKLHQEGKAVATQTLSGERTLRFLRKSRLEVGMKNNVKWELNPEIVARHFFKNLRVFVPPHALKLPEEPITRWGEYWCDVTVNGLDTVRVPMSVVQFLRPQTRRYKHWLAQQQARLAAQRDTLL